Proteins from a genomic interval of Cognatishimia sp. WU-CL00825:
- the ribD gene encoding bifunctional diaminohydroxyphosphoribosylaminopyrimidine deaminase/5-amino-6-(5-phosphoribosylamino)uracil reductase RibD, producing the protein MTQSDNRYMALALTLGRRGQGRCWPNPAVGCVIVQGARIVGRGWTQPGGRPHAETEALAQAGVSAKGATAYVTLEPCAHHGKTPPCAQALIDAGVARVVAAVEDSDGRVAGQGFDMLRAAGIEVDTGVMADEAGYDLEGFFLKTEQGRPFVTLKLATTLDGRIATSSGESQWITGSEARRMVHAMRARHDAVMVGAGTARADDPSLTVRDLGVTHQPVRVVVSRRLDVPLMSTLARTAKDVPVWLAHGHEADAELLRTWRGLGATLLPCDKQGVHLSPVSVLQALGAQGLTRVFCEGGGALAASLLRADLVDELAVFTAGAAIGAEGIPAIGGMGLDRLAQAPRFALRHQSRVGQDMLSLWRRSQT; encoded by the coding sequence GTGACCCAAAGTGACAATCGCTATATGGCGCTCGCCCTGACATTAGGGCGGCGAGGGCAAGGACGCTGCTGGCCAAATCCAGCGGTGGGCTGTGTGATTGTGCAGGGCGCACGCATTGTTGGCCGTGGTTGGACACAACCAGGTGGACGTCCGCATGCAGAGACCGAAGCATTGGCGCAAGCGGGGGTGTCGGCCAAGGGGGCAACAGCCTATGTGACGTTGGAACCCTGCGCGCATCATGGCAAAACGCCGCCCTGTGCCCAAGCGCTAATAGATGCGGGTGTTGCGCGCGTTGTGGCGGCTGTCGAGGACAGTGACGGGCGTGTGGCCGGGCAGGGCTTTGATATGCTGCGTGCGGCAGGCATTGAAGTTGATACCGGGGTTATGGCCGACGAAGCGGGTTATGATCTTGAGGGATTTTTTCTAAAAACCGAACAGGGCCGGCCCTTTGTGACGCTCAAGCTTGCGACCACATTGGATGGGCGGATTGCCACATCAAGCGGCGAGAGCCAGTGGATTACCGGGTCTGAGGCGCGGCGTATGGTACATGCGATGCGGGCGCGGCATGATGCGGTGATGGTTGGGGCTGGCACGGCCCGCGCGGATGATCCGTCGCTGACGGTGCGTGACCTTGGTGTGACGCATCAGCCGGTACGCGTGGTTGTGTCACGTCGATTGGATGTGCCTTTGATGTCGACGCTGGCGCGCACCGCCAAGGATGTGCCGGTCTGGTTGGCGCATGGCCACGAGGCGGATGCGGAATTGTTGCGCACCTGGCGCGGGTTGGGGGCCACGTTGTTGCCCTGCGACAAGCAGGGGGTGCATTTGTCGCCCGTTTCGGTGTTGCAGGCCTTGGGGGCCCAGGGATTGACGCGTGTGTTCTGTGAGGGTGGCGGGGCTTTGGCAGCGTCACTGCTGCGCGCGGATCTGGTGGACGAACTGGCGGTTTTCACGGCGGGCGCGGCCATTGGTGCAGAGGGTATCCCGGCGATTGGCGGAATGGGGCTTGATCGTTTGGCTCAGGCCCCACGATTTGCATTGCGGCACCAATCACGGGTGGGCCAAGACATGTTAAGCCTATGGCGGCGAAGCCAGACTTAG
- a CDS encoding capsular polysaccharide biosynthesis protein → MTAVKTANNITAGKSSSRRLFVYNGGFLTQKRIRRILKLSGYDISLGLPGPKDFVGVWGQSPTAHRGEKIAQKQSNTILRVEDAFLRSLFPGRSGDAPIGLFLDHQTVHFDPSKPSDLEELLATHPLDDTALLNRARGCIARLKEAHLSKYCAVPLDVTPPKPGYVLVIDQTRGDASVTASGAGDAHFQEMLVLAQVENPGVPIIIKTHPETHNGHRDGYFSTKDTNERIQLWDSPISPWLLFEGAVAVYTLSSQMGFEAIFAGHKPRVFGQPFYAGWGLTQDERPVPRRQRSLTKAQLFAAAMILYPRWYDPCLDRLCPLEDAISYLEAQTRAWREDHQGWNAHGIRLWKRRHFQRFFGAHKSLTFDRPQGAAPNLTWGNKPCAGTTTRVEDGFLRSRGLGAELVPPLSLICDDLGIYYDPAKPSRLETLITQRATLRPDQNLRAENLMRSLIKQGLSKYNLADQQVQLPSGYKILVPGQVEDDQSILCGTDKIATNRALLKAARAAHPEAVVIYKPHPDVVAGLRNGAIDDAHSLADLVLTTGNIASLLDQVDAVWTMTSLTGFEALIRGKKVTTLGAPFYAGWGLTQDLGKVPLRRQARPTLLGLVHAALIDAPRYFDPISKQPCSVETAVQRLSSGKIPHPGLANRLLSKLQGAMASHRSLWR, encoded by the coding sequence ATGACAGCGGTCAAAACCGCAAATAACATCACCGCCGGGAAGTCCTCTTCCCGGCGGCTTTTTGTTTATAACGGCGGGTTTCTGACCCAGAAACGCATCCGCCGTATTTTAAAACTCAGCGGCTATGACATCAGCCTAGGCCTGCCCGGCCCAAAAGACTTTGTCGGGGTTTGGGGCCAAAGCCCCACCGCGCATAGAGGCGAAAAAATCGCTCAAAAACAAAGTAATACCATTCTTCGTGTCGAAGATGCCTTTCTGCGCTCCCTCTTTCCTGGCCGGTCCGGCGACGCCCCAATCGGGCTGTTCCTTGACCACCAAACCGTGCATTTTGATCCCAGCAAACCTTCGGATCTCGAAGAACTTCTGGCCACTCACCCGCTGGATGACACAGCGCTGCTGAACCGCGCGCGCGGCTGTATCGCCCGCCTAAAAGAGGCGCATCTCAGCAAATATTGCGCCGTCCCGCTGGATGTCACGCCCCCCAAACCCGGCTATGTGCTGGTCATCGACCAAACCCGCGGCGATGCCTCGGTGACCGCCAGCGGTGCAGGTGACGCGCATTTTCAGGAAATGCTGGTGCTGGCACAGGTCGAAAACCCCGGCGTGCCGATAATTATCAAGACCCACCCTGAAACCCATAATGGCCATCGGGATGGCTATTTTTCCACCAAAGACACCAACGAACGCATCCAACTCTGGGACAGCCCCATCAGCCCGTGGTTGCTGTTTGAAGGCGCGGTCGCGGTTTATACGCTGTCGTCGCAAATGGGGTTCGAAGCCATATTCGCGGGCCATAAACCACGGGTCTTTGGCCAGCCGTTTTATGCCGGCTGGGGGCTCACCCAAGACGAACGCCCTGTGCCACGTCGCCAACGCAGTCTGACCAAGGCCCAGCTTTTTGCCGCCGCAATGATCCTCTACCCCCGCTGGTATGATCCTTGCCTTGACCGCCTTTGCCCCCTCGAAGACGCCATTTCGTATCTTGAGGCACAGACCCGCGCTTGGCGCGAAGACCACCAAGGCTGGAACGCTCACGGCATAAGGCTTTGGAAGCGTCGCCACTTCCAGCGCTTCTTTGGCGCACATAAATCACTGACCTTTGACAGGCCACAGGGTGCCGCGCCCAATCTGACCTGGGGCAACAAGCCCTGCGCAGGCACCACAACCCGCGTCGAAGACGGCTTTTTACGCTCGCGGGGTCTTGGCGCAGAACTTGTGCCTCCACTTTCGCTGATTTGCGATGATCTGGGCATCTACTATGACCCGGCCAAACCCAGCCGCCTTGAAACGCTGATCACCCAGCGCGCCACGCTGCGCCCCGACCAGAACCTACGCGCCGAAAACCTAATGCGCAGCCTGATCAAACAGGGGCTCAGCAAATATAATCTGGCCGACCAGCAGGTCCAATTGCCCAGTGGCTACAAGATCCTCGTGCCCGGCCAGGTCGAAGATGATCAATCCATTCTGTGCGGCACCGACAAAATCGCCACAAATCGCGCACTTCTCAAGGCCGCACGCGCCGCGCACCCAGAGGCCGTGGTGATCTATAAACCGCATCCGGATGTGGTGGCAGGGCTGCGCAATGGCGCGATTGACGACGCCCACAGCCTAGCTGATTTGGTGCTAACGACTGGCAATATTGCCAGCCTGCTCGATCAAGTCGACGCGGTTTGGACCATGACTTCGCTCACCGGCTTTGAGGCCCTGATCCGCGGCAAAAAAGTGACCACCTTAGGCGCGCCATTCTATGCCGGATGGGGCCTAACGCAGGATCTTGGCAAGGTTCCGCTGCGGCGGCAGGCCCGCCCGACCCTGCTTGGGCTGGTACATGCCGCATTGATCGACGCCCCAAGATATTTCGACCCAATCAGCAAACAACCCTGTTCTGTGGAAACCGCCGTTCAACGCCTGTCGTCTGGCAAAATCCCACATCCGGGTCTGGCCAATCGGCTGTTGTCAAAGCTTCAGGGCGCGATGGCCAGTCATCGCAGCCTCTGGCGTTAA
- a CDS encoding polysaccharide biosynthesis/export family protein, which produces MKPQTSRWAKGIALIAALAVVSSCGLPRPGPNKREIYAGSVQKKGDAFIVSVNDRVTRATAVAPALGFSSAFKNAGKLGSDTIRPGDILALTIWENVDKPLLGPEGQVAAVLEEVQVDGAGFIFVPYAGRIRAAGNTPEAIRRVIRSKLEEQTPDPQIEVRRAAGDGATVSVAGAVTGQGVYPIERPTRTLANMLARAGGVTISPEIAQVTVLRHGQKGKIWFQDLYDNPQLDIALRGDDRILVEADTRAFTALGATGTQSRVTFESQNLSAIEAIAQVGGLNSAAADPTGVFVFRNEPGVIANQVMGRDDLIGAQRLVYVLDLTAPNGMFQARDFVIRDGDTLYVTEAPFTTWDKTIASISGSATSVSSLTSLGGG; this is translated from the coding sequence GTGAAACCCCAAACTTCCCGTTGGGCGAAGGGTATCGCCCTGATCGCGGCTTTGGCCGTTGTGTCATCTTGTGGCCTGCCCCGTCCAGGCCCAAACAAACGCGAAATCTATGCAGGTTCCGTGCAGAAAAAAGGCGACGCCTTTATTGTCAGCGTCAACGACAGGGTGACGCGCGCAACCGCTGTTGCGCCAGCGCTTGGCTTTAGCAGCGCCTTCAAAAACGCTGGCAAGCTTGGCTCAGACACCATTCGCCCCGGCGATATTCTGGCCCTAACAATCTGGGAAAACGTCGACAAGCCACTGTTAGGCCCCGAAGGTCAGGTGGCTGCTGTGCTCGAAGAAGTACAGGTTGATGGCGCTGGATTTATATTTGTACCCTATGCGGGTCGCATTCGCGCCGCAGGCAACACACCCGAAGCCATTCGGCGCGTGATCAGGTCCAAACTCGAAGAACAAACGCCAGATCCGCAAATCGAAGTGCGCCGCGCCGCAGGTGACGGGGCCACGGTTTCCGTTGCGGGCGCTGTCACAGGCCAAGGCGTCTATCCCATCGAACGCCCAACCCGCACTTTGGCCAATATGCTGGCGCGTGCCGGGGGCGTGACCATTTCACCAGAAATCGCGCAGGTCACCGTTCTGCGCCACGGTCAAAAAGGCAAAATCTGGTTCCAAGACCTCTATGATAATCCGCAACTTGATATCGCCCTGCGTGGCGATGACCGGATTTTGGTCGAGGCTGACACCCGCGCCTTTACCGCGTTAGGGGCCACGGGCACCCAAAGCCGCGTAACGTTTGAGTCTCAAAACTTGTCCGCGATCGAGGCGATTGCTCAGGTTGGAGGGTTGAATTCGGCGGCCGCAGATCCAACTGGCGTCTTTGTCTTCCGCAACGAACCCGGTGTAATCGCCAACCAGGTGATGGGTCGCGATGATCTGATCGGCGCACAGCGTCTGGTCTATGTTCTGGACCTGACCGCCCCCAACGGCATGTTCCAAGCCCGCGACTTTGTGATCCGCGATGGCGACACGCTTTACGTCACCGAAGCGCCATTCACCACATGGGACAAAACCATCGCGTCTATCTCAGGCTCGGCCACATCTGTCAGCTCACTGACCTCGCTGGGCGGAGGCTGA